Proteins encoded in a region of the Paenibacillus sp. W2I17 genome:
- a CDS encoding DUF2179 domain-containing protein — translation MFKILVFIFLIQIVYVSAYTLRMILTLKGQKYIAALISMGEIVIYVLGLNLVLNYLKQPEALIVYAVGYGLGVLLGAWIEEKIALGYITVKVICNQLDGSVANALRDKGYGVTAWVGSGRDGDRLVMEILAKRKNQKLLYQTILSLDPKAFVITVEPKQFHGGFWTRSIKK, via the coding sequence TTGTTTAAAATATTGGTATTTATCTTTTTGATCCAGATTGTATATGTATCGGCTTATACATTACGGATGATTCTGACACTCAAAGGACAGAAATATATCGCCGCACTGATCAGCATGGGTGAGATTGTGATCTATGTGCTCGGTCTGAATCTGGTGCTAAACTATCTGAAACAACCGGAGGCCCTGATTGTATATGCGGTAGGTTACGGGTTGGGTGTGCTGCTCGGAGCGTGGATTGAAGAAAAGATTGCGCTCGGTTATATCACCGTTAAAGTAATCTGTAATCAGCTGGATGGAAGCGTCGCGAATGCCCTGCGGGATAAAGGGTACGGTGTTACTGCGTGGGTGGGTAGTGGACGTGACGGGGATCGGCTTGTGATGGAGATTCTGGCGAAACGAAAAAACCAGAAACTGCTCTATCAGACGATTCTCAGCTTGGACCCCAAAGCATTTGTCATTACTGTGGAGCCCAAACAGTTCCATGGCGGCTTCTGGACACGTTCCATCAAAAAGTAA
- a CDS encoding Glu/Leu/Phe/Val dehydrogenase dimerization domain-containing protein, with protein sequence MQLWQEMEREGMEELIFCHDADSGLRAVIAIHNTVLGPALGGCRYWTYASEEEAVRDAVKLAKGMTYKNAISGLPYGGGKVVIWDVPFVKNTKPDEDGCGSLSVEQVAGDLGVEQQKGVAAEREVVANQVADRIDKSLDTDVSKRAQRFRALGRCLERLNGRYVTGLDLGTTATDMDQIRLETAHVTDTTGSLGAQDDFTAEMTAYGVHIGIVTSLRQQGIASLQGIPVAVQGLGKVGYALCRYLHAAGARLIVADVVPERVQRALVQFSGAISADPAHIHAADCKVFAPCALGGVLTPATVEELRCSIVAGAANNQLSERQLVAGRMQARGILYAPDYVLNAGGIISTAYELEGAGPDLIRQKVAGIAGTLSKVYAEATQSAISTADAADRLAESILRSGHKR encoded by the coding sequence ATGCAGCTATGGCAGGAGATGGAGCGGGAAGGCATGGAGGAACTCATTTTTTGCCATGATGCAGATAGTGGATTGAGGGCGGTCATTGCCATTCATAACACGGTCCTTGGACCTGCGCTCGGTGGATGCCGCTACTGGACGTATGCGTCCGAGGAAGAAGCTGTTCGGGATGCTGTGAAACTTGCCAAAGGCATGACGTACAAAAATGCAATCTCCGGATTGCCGTATGGTGGCGGGAAAGTGGTCATATGGGATGTACCTTTTGTGAAGAATACAAAACCGGATGAGGATGGTTGCGGATCTCTTAGTGTTGAGCAGGTCGCTGGAGATCTAGGGGTAGAGCAGCAAAAGGGCGTTGCCGCTGAACGGGAAGTCGTCGCCAATCAGGTTGCTGATCGTATAGATAAGAGCCTGGATACGGACGTATCCAAGCGGGCGCAGCGCTTTCGCGCACTGGGTCGTTGTCTGGAGCGGCTGAACGGACGATACGTGACCGGTCTTGATCTGGGTACCACGGCGACAGACATGGACCAGATCCGACTTGAGACCGCACATGTGACGGACACCACGGGTTCGCTTGGGGCGCAGGATGACTTCACTGCCGAGATGACCGCCTACGGCGTACACATCGGCATTGTGACCTCGCTGCGCCAGCAAGGCATTGCATCTTTGCAGGGCATTCCCGTTGCCGTCCAGGGACTGGGCAAGGTCGGGTATGCCCTGTGCCGTTACCTGCATGCAGCCGGGGCACGGCTCATTGTGGCAGACGTTGTACCGGAGCGTGTACAACGTGCCCTTGTGCAGTTCAGCGGCGCCATCTCGGCCGATCCGGCCCATATCCACGCCGCTGACTGCAAGGTCTTCGCCCCCTGTGCCCTAGGGGGCGTACTGACCCCGGCAACGGTGGAGGAGCTGCGCTGCTCCATCGTTGCCGGGGCGGCCAACAACCAGCTGAGTGAACGACAGCTGGTTGCAGGCCGCATGCAGGCGCGCGGCATCCTGTACGCGCCTGATTATGTGCTCAACGCAGGCGGAATCATCTCCACCGCCTACGAGCTGGAAGGCGCCGGGCCTGACCTGATCCGCCAAAAAGTGGCGGGGATTGCAGGCACGCTAAGCAAGGTATACGCAGAGGCTACGCAATCTGCGATCTCCACAGCGGATGCAGCCGATCGGCTAGCGGAATCCATCCTCCGATCAGGCCATAAAAGATAG